The Phragmites australis chromosome 15, lpPhrAust1.1, whole genome shotgun sequence genome window below encodes:
- the LOC133892116 gene encoding probable protein S-acyltransferase 7, whose protein sequence is MAAETASFNLRMAVDGTVIVGMEPAKASRIEWGAVVNLDLGKVCGKVRFMMPFCFSSSPLSPQPPSPPRVYQVWPAKNVFFLDGRVICGPDPRGLILTATAILLSEWIFLARIVDPSSTMHPILISASSMILAATVTASLLLTATRDPGIIPRNPVSPSEDGITTARMAPDRFIIVNGIETRLEFCRICKIFRPPRSSHCAVCDNCVDKFDHHCLWISQCIGRRNYRFYLLLMCLALAFYSFIFTFSVIRIRAKIGATSAGLFSLLRTLPETFVLAAFSFMAICFLAFLLAFHAFLVAKNKTSNERHKGQYRSSPNPYDKGALKNIKECLFEKLPPQGVDFRAAAEPNLGLAARTATSFPSPSSDDAGQVLQLQDARS, encoded by the exons ATGGCAGCTGAGACAGCCAGCTTCAACCTACGCATGGCGGTGGACGGCACCGTCATAGTGGGTATGGAGCCTGCAAAGGCCAGCAGAATAGAATG GGGTGCTGTTGTCAACCTTGATCTGGGAAAAGTTTGCGGCAAGGTTAGATTCATGATGCCATTCTGCTTCAGCAGTAGCCCGCTTTCACCGCAGCCGCCGTCGCCCCCAAGGGTGTACCAAGTCTGGCCTGCGAAAAAT GTGTTTTTCTTGGATGGCCGTGTGATCTGCGGACCTGATCCACGAGGGCTCATCCTGACAGCAACGGCAATTCTTCTCTCAGAATGGATTTTCTTGGCCCGCATCGTCGATCCATCGTCGACGATGCATCCGATTCTGATCTCTGCGTCCTCCATGATCCTAGCAGCAACT GTGACTGCTAGTTTGCTACTGACTGCGACAAGAGACCCCGGAATCATACCAAGAAACCCGGTCTCGCCATCAGAAGATGGAATAACTACTGCCAGAATGGCTCCGGATCGGTTTATCATCGTCAACGGTATCGAAACGAGGCTCGAGTTTTGCCGGATCTGCAAGATCTTCCGCCCTCCGAGAAGCTCTCACTGCGCCGTCTGCGACAACTGCGTCGACAAGTTTGATCACCACTGTCTCTGGATAAGCCAGTGCATTGGACGG AGAAACTACAGGTTTTACTTACTGTTAATGTGCTTGGCGTTGGCGTTCTACTCGTTCATATTCACATTCTCAGTGATAAGAATTAGAGCCAAGATTGGTGCTACTAGTGCGGGACTTTTCAGTTTGCTCAGAactttgcctgaaacctttgtTCTTGCAGCATTCAGCTTCATGGCTATCTGCTTCCTGGCATTCCTTCTAGCCTTCCATGCTTTCCTTGTAGCTAAGAACAAG ACCAGCAATGAGAGGCACAAAGGACAGTATCGCAGCTCGCCCAATCCTTACGACAAAGGAGCCCTGAAAAACATCAAGGAGTGCCTGTTCGAGAAGCTGCCGCCTCAAGGAGTCGATTTCAGAGCCGCAGCCGAACCAAACTTGGGCTTGGCAGCGAGAACCGCAACGAGCTTTCCGTCTCCTTCCTCAGATGATGCCGGTCAAGTGTTGCAACTCCAGGACGCTAGAAGCTAA
- the LOC133892429 gene encoding protein FAR1-RELATED SEQUENCE 9-like isoform X1, which produces MDSIQDSQEERLQRRENGEDKEKVVDYGNALTRKEATEELLGCVVHSEEEAYKLYCDYGHRIGFSVRKGKQSYFIGTKNIRTKDYYCSKEGLKYDEPVTEANFNRPDTRTNCKAMIRFRVDEKGRWTVIRFVPEHNHQLAKPGERHMLRSAKSLAVGKSGAVDPSASTESHPINGFSDTIEGNIAENPGYTIRDCYNQVSMQVITIIEAGDSQSLVSYFKRRTNEEGMFYWDVQVDQEGRMTNFFYRDGKSRNDYDCFGDAVIFDTTYRTNKYNLICAPFVGVDHHWQNAVFGCAFLLDESVASYAWVFKSFLESMGGRSPKSIFTDQDEAIMQAIEQVFPNTQHCFSYWHILKNAQSHLGALNTSQAFQNMFMKCMQGSDSEQDFEGSWTAMLHEYKLQDNSWLIDLYRFRHKWCSVFNKDTFDGGINSSQWGEVSNNILNGISDESTSLTRFALLLEKVVKALRRNESEEDFRCSQTAPVRAVKHSTVLKQAAESYTHRIYKLFEAEFLDGCGATSCHETSSVGNLLRYEITMQGRGSKVWAALDTSTMEITCGCRKFERMGLLCSHALKAFSLQNVDTIPEKYILKRWTKDARRSMYKLTQDDYSTQQECTEAELAYRNRAMQYAYNLIMKSQELEESRKIFWDSLETGEKALEVFFEMRKLRTQAAKDASKREKKKKKPSKGPNSKKAKQVPTTSSTGWELIVQTNEHQLQSSQDAQGNATNGRPIYYQQAFPTAPMQPNQIYMHPNMHTMPLCTPQQDLSAYAAIRPDSNFSGAKNI; this is translated from the exons ATGGACAGCATTCAAGATTCTCAAGAAGAAAGGCTTCAAAGAAGGGAGAATGGTGAAGACAAAGAAAAGGTGGTTGATTACGGAAATGCTTTGACTCGCAAGGAGGCAACAGAAGAGCTTCTTGGTTGTGTAGTCCATAGTGAGGAAGAGGCATACAAACTGTACTGTGATTATGGGCATCGAATTGGTTTTAGTGTGCGGAAGGGCAAACAGTCTTACTTTATTGGTACCAAGAATATTCGAACAAAGGATTACTACTGCTCAAAGGAAGGGCTTAAATATGATGAGCCTGTTACAGAAGCAAATTTTAATCGACCAGACACAAGAACTAATTGCAAAGCAATGATCCGCTTTAGAGTTGATGAGAAGGGACGATGGACAGTTATACGCTTTGTTCCTGAGCATAATCACCAGTTGGCGAAACCTGGGGAAAGGCACATGCTGAGATCGGCCAAGTCGCTTGCTGTTGGCAAATCAGGTGCTGTAGATCCATCAGCATCTACAGAGTCACATCCAATAAATGGTTTCTCTGATACCATTGAAGGTAATATAGCTGAGAATCCAGGGTATACTATAAGGGATTGCTACAATCAAGTGAGCATGCAGGTTATAACGATAATTGAGGCAGGAGACAGCCAAAGTCTTGTCAGCTATTTCAAACGTAGAACCAACGAGGAAGGCATGTTTTATTGGGATGTCCAAGTTGATCAAGAAGGGCGCATGACTAACTTCTTCTACAGGGATGGTAAAAGTAGAAATGATTATGACTGCTTTGGAGATGCTGTTATATTTGACACAACCTACCgcacaaataaatataacttGATATGTGCCCCATTTGTTGGTGTTGACCACCATTGGCAGAATGCTGTTTTCGGCTGTGCATTCTTGTTAGATGAGTCTGTAGCTTCCTACGCCTGGGTATTTAAATCATTCTTGGAGTCAATGGGAGGTCGATCACCAAAATCAATTTTCACTGATCAGGATGAAGCTATTATGCAGGCAATCGAGCAAGTTTTTCCTAACACACAACATTGCTTTTCCTACTGGCATATTCTGAAGAATGCACAATCTCATTTAGGTGCACTAAATACTTCTCAAGCATTTCAAAATATGTTTATGAAGTGTATGCAAGGATCTGACTCGGAACAGGACTTTGAAGGATCCTGGACTGCAATGCTCCATGAATACAAACTACAGGATAATAGCTGGCTGATTGACCTTTATAGGTTCCGTCATAAATGGTGCTCAGTATTTAACAAAGATACCTTTGATGGTGGGATTAATTCATCTCAGTGGGGGGAGGTTTCAAACAATATTCTCAATGGAATTTCTGATGAATCTACCTCTCTTACACGTTTTGCCCTTTTGCTAGAAAAGGTTGTCAAGGCTCTACGCAGAAATGAATCTGAAGAGGATTTTCGCTGTAGCCAAACTGCTCCAGTTCGTGCAGTTAAGCATAGTACAGTTCTGAAGCAGGCTGCAGAATCATATACTCATAGGATCTACAAATTATTTGAGGCAGAATTTCTGGATGGATGTGGAGCAACTTCATGCCACGAAACTTCTTCTGTTGGAAATTtattgaggtatgaaattacgaTGCAGGGGAGGGGTTCAAAAGTATGGGCTGCTCTTGACACTTCCACCATGGAGATCACTTGTGGTTGCAGAAAATTTGAAAGGATGGGTCTTCTTTGTTCACATGCTCTCAAAGCCTTCAGCCTGCAGAATGTGGACACAATTCCAGAAAAGTATATTTTGAAACGCTGGACAAAAGATGCCAGGAGAAGCATGTATAAACTTACTCAAGATGATTATTCAACCCAACAGGAATGCACTGAGGCTGAACTTGCATATCGCAATCGGGCAATGCAGTATGCATATAACCTGATTATGAAGAGTCAGGAACTGgaagaatcaagaaaaatattttgggACTCCCTTGAAACTGGAGAGAAGGCACTGGAAGTATTCTTTGAAATGAGAAAGTTGCGCACTCAAGCTGCAAAAGATGCTAGtaaaagggagaaaaagaagaaaaaaccatcAAAAGGACCAAACTCAA AAAAAGCAAAACAAGTCCCAACAACTTCCTCTACTGGTTGGGAGCTAATTGTCCAAACTAATGAGCATCAGTTGCAATCTTCACAAGATGCTcagggtaatgcaacaaatgGAAGACCAATTTACTACCAG CAGGCTTTTCCAACTGCCCCTATGCAACCAAACCAGATCTACATGCATCCGAATATGCATACAATGCCTCTTTGCACGCCACAG CAGGATTTGTCTGCATATGCTGCAATACGTCCTGATTCAAATTTCAGTGGTGCCAAGAACATCTGA
- the LOC133892429 gene encoding protein FAR1-RELATED SEQUENCE 9-like isoform X3, translated as MDSIQDSQEERLQRRENGEDKEKVVDYGNALTRKEATEELLGCVVHSEEEAYKLYCDYGHRIGFSVRKGKQSYFIGTKNIRTKDYYCSKEGLKYDEPVTEANFNRPDTRTNCKAMIRFRVDEKGRWTVIRFVPEHNHQLAKPGERHMLRSAKSLAVGKSGAVDPSASTESHPINGFSDTIEGNIAENPGYTIRDCYNQVSMQVITIIEAGDSQSLVSYFKRRTNEEGMFYWDVQVDQEGRMTNFFYRDGKSRNDYDCFGDAVIFDTTYRTNKYNLICAPFVGVDHHWQNAVFGCAFLLDESVASYAWVFKSFLESMGGRSPKSIFTDQDEAIMQAIEQVFPNTQHCFSYWHILKNAQSHLGALNTSQAFQNMFMKCMQGSDSEQDFEGSWTAMLHEYKLQDNSWLIDLYRFRHKWCSVFNKDTFDGGINSSQWGEVSNNILNGISDESTSLTRFALLLEKVVKALRRNESEEDFRCSQTAPVRAVKHSTVLKQAAESYTHRIYKLFEAEFLDGCGATSCHETSSVGNLLRYEITMQGRGSKVWAALDTSTMEITCGCRKFERMGLLCSHALKAFSLQNVDTIPEKYILKRWTKDARRSMYKLTQDDYSTQQECTEAELAYRNRAMQYAYNLIMKSQELEESRKIFWDSLETGEKALEVFFEMRKLRTQAAKDASKREKKKKKPSKGPNSKKAKQVPTTSSTGWELIVQTNEHQLQSSQDAQGNATNGRPIYYQQAFPTAPMQPNQIYMHPNMHTMPLCTPQDLSAYAAIRPDSNFSGAKNI; from the exons ATGGACAGCATTCAAGATTCTCAAGAAGAAAGGCTTCAAAGAAGGGAGAATGGTGAAGACAAAGAAAAGGTGGTTGATTACGGAAATGCTTTGACTCGCAAGGAGGCAACAGAAGAGCTTCTTGGTTGTGTAGTCCATAGTGAGGAAGAGGCATACAAACTGTACTGTGATTATGGGCATCGAATTGGTTTTAGTGTGCGGAAGGGCAAACAGTCTTACTTTATTGGTACCAAGAATATTCGAACAAAGGATTACTACTGCTCAAAGGAAGGGCTTAAATATGATGAGCCTGTTACAGAAGCAAATTTTAATCGACCAGACACAAGAACTAATTGCAAAGCAATGATCCGCTTTAGAGTTGATGAGAAGGGACGATGGACAGTTATACGCTTTGTTCCTGAGCATAATCACCAGTTGGCGAAACCTGGGGAAAGGCACATGCTGAGATCGGCCAAGTCGCTTGCTGTTGGCAAATCAGGTGCTGTAGATCCATCAGCATCTACAGAGTCACATCCAATAAATGGTTTCTCTGATACCATTGAAGGTAATATAGCTGAGAATCCAGGGTATACTATAAGGGATTGCTACAATCAAGTGAGCATGCAGGTTATAACGATAATTGAGGCAGGAGACAGCCAAAGTCTTGTCAGCTATTTCAAACGTAGAACCAACGAGGAAGGCATGTTTTATTGGGATGTCCAAGTTGATCAAGAAGGGCGCATGACTAACTTCTTCTACAGGGATGGTAAAAGTAGAAATGATTATGACTGCTTTGGAGATGCTGTTATATTTGACACAACCTACCgcacaaataaatataacttGATATGTGCCCCATTTGTTGGTGTTGACCACCATTGGCAGAATGCTGTTTTCGGCTGTGCATTCTTGTTAGATGAGTCTGTAGCTTCCTACGCCTGGGTATTTAAATCATTCTTGGAGTCAATGGGAGGTCGATCACCAAAATCAATTTTCACTGATCAGGATGAAGCTATTATGCAGGCAATCGAGCAAGTTTTTCCTAACACACAACATTGCTTTTCCTACTGGCATATTCTGAAGAATGCACAATCTCATTTAGGTGCACTAAATACTTCTCAAGCATTTCAAAATATGTTTATGAAGTGTATGCAAGGATCTGACTCGGAACAGGACTTTGAAGGATCCTGGACTGCAATGCTCCATGAATACAAACTACAGGATAATAGCTGGCTGATTGACCTTTATAGGTTCCGTCATAAATGGTGCTCAGTATTTAACAAAGATACCTTTGATGGTGGGATTAATTCATCTCAGTGGGGGGAGGTTTCAAACAATATTCTCAATGGAATTTCTGATGAATCTACCTCTCTTACACGTTTTGCCCTTTTGCTAGAAAAGGTTGTCAAGGCTCTACGCAGAAATGAATCTGAAGAGGATTTTCGCTGTAGCCAAACTGCTCCAGTTCGTGCAGTTAAGCATAGTACAGTTCTGAAGCAGGCTGCAGAATCATATACTCATAGGATCTACAAATTATTTGAGGCAGAATTTCTGGATGGATGTGGAGCAACTTCATGCCACGAAACTTCTTCTGTTGGAAATTtattgaggtatgaaattacgaTGCAGGGGAGGGGTTCAAAAGTATGGGCTGCTCTTGACACTTCCACCATGGAGATCACTTGTGGTTGCAGAAAATTTGAAAGGATGGGTCTTCTTTGTTCACATGCTCTCAAAGCCTTCAGCCTGCAGAATGTGGACACAATTCCAGAAAAGTATATTTTGAAACGCTGGACAAAAGATGCCAGGAGAAGCATGTATAAACTTACTCAAGATGATTATTCAACCCAACAGGAATGCACTGAGGCTGAACTTGCATATCGCAATCGGGCAATGCAGTATGCATATAACCTGATTATGAAGAGTCAGGAACTGgaagaatcaagaaaaatattttgggACTCCCTTGAAACTGGAGAGAAGGCACTGGAAGTATTCTTTGAAATGAGAAAGTTGCGCACTCAAGCTGCAAAAGATGCTAGtaaaagggagaaaaagaagaaaaaaccatcAAAAGGACCAAACTCAA AAAAAGCAAAACAAGTCCCAACAACTTCCTCTACTGGTTGGGAGCTAATTGTCCAAACTAATGAGCATCAGTTGCAATCTTCACAAGATGCTcagggtaatgcaacaaatgGAAGACCAATTTACTACCAG CAGGCTTTTCCAACTGCCCCTATGCAACCAAACCAGATCTACATGCATCCGAATATGCATACAATGCCTCTTTGCACGCCACAG GATTTGTCTGCATATGCTGCAATACGTCCTGATTCAAATTTCAGTGGTGCCAAGAACATCTGA
- the LOC133892429 gene encoding protein FAR1-RELATED SEQUENCE 9-like isoform X2: MDSIQDSQEERLQRRENGEDKEKVVDYGNALTRKEATEELLGCVVHSEEEAYKLYCDYGHRIGFSVRKGKQSYFIGTKNIRTKDYYCSKEGLKYDEPVTEANFNRPDTRTNCKAMIRFRVDEKGRWTVIRFVPEHNHQLAKPGERHMLRSAKSLAVGKSGAVDPSASTESHPINGFSDTIEGNIAENPGYTIRDCYNQVSMQVITIIEAGDSQSLVSYFKRRTNEEGMFYWDVQVDQEGRMTNFFYRDGKSRNDYDCFGDAVIFDTTYRTNKYNLICAPFVGVDHHWQNAVFGCAFLLDESVASYAWVFKSFLESMGGRSPKSIFTDQDEAIMQAIEQVFPNTQHCFSYWHILKNAQSHLGALNTSQAFQNMFMKCMQGSDSEQDFEGSWTAMLHEYKLQDNSWLIDLYRFRHKWCSVFNKDTFDGGINSSQWGEVSNNILNGISDESTSLTRFALLLEKVVKALRRNESEEDFRCSQTAPVRAVKHSTVLKQAAESYTHRIYKLFEAEFLDGCGATSCHETSSVGNLLRYEITMQGRGSKVWAALDTSTMEITCGCRKFERMGLLCSHALKAFSLQNVDTIPEKYILKRWTKDARRSMYKLTQDDYSTQQECTEAELAYRNRAMQYAYNLIMKSQELEESRKIFWDSLETGEKALEVFFEMRKLRTQAAKDASKREKKKKKPSKGPNSKKAKQVPTTSSTGWELIVQTNEHQLQSSQDAQGNATNGRPIYYQAFPTAPMQPNQIYMHPNMHTMPLCTPQQDLSAYAAIRPDSNFSGAKNI; this comes from the exons ATGGACAGCATTCAAGATTCTCAAGAAGAAAGGCTTCAAAGAAGGGAGAATGGTGAAGACAAAGAAAAGGTGGTTGATTACGGAAATGCTTTGACTCGCAAGGAGGCAACAGAAGAGCTTCTTGGTTGTGTAGTCCATAGTGAGGAAGAGGCATACAAACTGTACTGTGATTATGGGCATCGAATTGGTTTTAGTGTGCGGAAGGGCAAACAGTCTTACTTTATTGGTACCAAGAATATTCGAACAAAGGATTACTACTGCTCAAAGGAAGGGCTTAAATATGATGAGCCTGTTACAGAAGCAAATTTTAATCGACCAGACACAAGAACTAATTGCAAAGCAATGATCCGCTTTAGAGTTGATGAGAAGGGACGATGGACAGTTATACGCTTTGTTCCTGAGCATAATCACCAGTTGGCGAAACCTGGGGAAAGGCACATGCTGAGATCGGCCAAGTCGCTTGCTGTTGGCAAATCAGGTGCTGTAGATCCATCAGCATCTACAGAGTCACATCCAATAAATGGTTTCTCTGATACCATTGAAGGTAATATAGCTGAGAATCCAGGGTATACTATAAGGGATTGCTACAATCAAGTGAGCATGCAGGTTATAACGATAATTGAGGCAGGAGACAGCCAAAGTCTTGTCAGCTATTTCAAACGTAGAACCAACGAGGAAGGCATGTTTTATTGGGATGTCCAAGTTGATCAAGAAGGGCGCATGACTAACTTCTTCTACAGGGATGGTAAAAGTAGAAATGATTATGACTGCTTTGGAGATGCTGTTATATTTGACACAACCTACCgcacaaataaatataacttGATATGTGCCCCATTTGTTGGTGTTGACCACCATTGGCAGAATGCTGTTTTCGGCTGTGCATTCTTGTTAGATGAGTCTGTAGCTTCCTACGCCTGGGTATTTAAATCATTCTTGGAGTCAATGGGAGGTCGATCACCAAAATCAATTTTCACTGATCAGGATGAAGCTATTATGCAGGCAATCGAGCAAGTTTTTCCTAACACACAACATTGCTTTTCCTACTGGCATATTCTGAAGAATGCACAATCTCATTTAGGTGCACTAAATACTTCTCAAGCATTTCAAAATATGTTTATGAAGTGTATGCAAGGATCTGACTCGGAACAGGACTTTGAAGGATCCTGGACTGCAATGCTCCATGAATACAAACTACAGGATAATAGCTGGCTGATTGACCTTTATAGGTTCCGTCATAAATGGTGCTCAGTATTTAACAAAGATACCTTTGATGGTGGGATTAATTCATCTCAGTGGGGGGAGGTTTCAAACAATATTCTCAATGGAATTTCTGATGAATCTACCTCTCTTACACGTTTTGCCCTTTTGCTAGAAAAGGTTGTCAAGGCTCTACGCAGAAATGAATCTGAAGAGGATTTTCGCTGTAGCCAAACTGCTCCAGTTCGTGCAGTTAAGCATAGTACAGTTCTGAAGCAGGCTGCAGAATCATATACTCATAGGATCTACAAATTATTTGAGGCAGAATTTCTGGATGGATGTGGAGCAACTTCATGCCACGAAACTTCTTCTGTTGGAAATTtattgaggtatgaaattacgaTGCAGGGGAGGGGTTCAAAAGTATGGGCTGCTCTTGACACTTCCACCATGGAGATCACTTGTGGTTGCAGAAAATTTGAAAGGATGGGTCTTCTTTGTTCACATGCTCTCAAAGCCTTCAGCCTGCAGAATGTGGACACAATTCCAGAAAAGTATATTTTGAAACGCTGGACAAAAGATGCCAGGAGAAGCATGTATAAACTTACTCAAGATGATTATTCAACCCAACAGGAATGCACTGAGGCTGAACTTGCATATCGCAATCGGGCAATGCAGTATGCATATAACCTGATTATGAAGAGTCAGGAACTGgaagaatcaagaaaaatattttgggACTCCCTTGAAACTGGAGAGAAGGCACTGGAAGTATTCTTTGAAATGAGAAAGTTGCGCACTCAAGCTGCAAAAGATGCTAGtaaaagggagaaaaagaagaaaaaaccatcAAAAGGACCAAACTCAA AAAAAGCAAAACAAGTCCCAACAACTTCCTCTACTGGTTGGGAGCTAATTGTCCAAACTAATGAGCATCAGTTGCAATCTTCACAAGATGCTcagggtaatgcaacaaatgGAAGACCAATTTACTACCAG GCTTTTCCAACTGCCCCTATGCAACCAAACCAGATCTACATGCATCCGAATATGCATACAATGCCTCTTTGCACGCCACAG CAGGATTTGTCTGCATATGCTGCAATACGTCCTGATTCAAATTTCAGTGGTGCCAAGAACATCTGA
- the LOC133892429 gene encoding protein FAR1-RELATED SEQUENCE 9-like isoform X4, whose protein sequence is MDSIQDSQEERLQRRENGEDKEKVVDYGNALTRKEATEELLGCVVHSEEEAYKLYCDYGHRIGFSVRKGKQSYFIGTKNIRTKDYYCSKEGLKYDEPVTEANFNRPDTRTNCKAMIRFRVDEKGRWTVIRFVPEHNHQLAKPGERHMLRSAKSLAVGKSGAVDPSASTESHPINGFSDTIEGNIAENPGYTIRDCYNQVSMQVITIIEAGDSQSLVSYFKRRTNEEGMFYWDVQVDQEGRMTNFFYRDGKSRNDYDCFGDAVIFDTTYRTNKYNLICAPFVGVDHHWQNAVFGCAFLLDESVASYAWVFKSFLESMGGRSPKSIFTDQDEAIMQAIEQVFPNTQHCFSYWHILKNAQSHLGALNTSQAFQNMFMKCMQGSDSEQDFEGSWTAMLHEYKLQDNSWLIDLYRFRHKWCSVFNKDTFDGGINSSQWGEVSNNILNGISDESTSLTRFALLLEKVVKALRRNESEEDFRCSQTAPVRAVKHSTVLKQAAESYTHRIYKLFEAEFLDGCGATSCHETSSVGNLLRYEITMQGRGSKVWAALDTSTMEITCGCRKFERMGLLCSHALKAFSLQNVDTIPEKYILKRWTKDARRSMYKLTQDDYSTQQECTEAELAYRNRAMQYAYNLIMKSQELEESRKIFWDSLETGEKALEVFFEMRKLRTQAAKDASKREKKKKKPSKGPNSKKAKQVPTTSSTGWELIVQTNEHQLQSSQDAQGNATNGRPIYYQAFPTAPMQPNQIYMHPNMHTMPLCTPQDLSAYAAIRPDSNFSGAKNI, encoded by the exons ATGGACAGCATTCAAGATTCTCAAGAAGAAAGGCTTCAAAGAAGGGAGAATGGTGAAGACAAAGAAAAGGTGGTTGATTACGGAAATGCTTTGACTCGCAAGGAGGCAACAGAAGAGCTTCTTGGTTGTGTAGTCCATAGTGAGGAAGAGGCATACAAACTGTACTGTGATTATGGGCATCGAATTGGTTTTAGTGTGCGGAAGGGCAAACAGTCTTACTTTATTGGTACCAAGAATATTCGAACAAAGGATTACTACTGCTCAAAGGAAGGGCTTAAATATGATGAGCCTGTTACAGAAGCAAATTTTAATCGACCAGACACAAGAACTAATTGCAAAGCAATGATCCGCTTTAGAGTTGATGAGAAGGGACGATGGACAGTTATACGCTTTGTTCCTGAGCATAATCACCAGTTGGCGAAACCTGGGGAAAGGCACATGCTGAGATCGGCCAAGTCGCTTGCTGTTGGCAAATCAGGTGCTGTAGATCCATCAGCATCTACAGAGTCACATCCAATAAATGGTTTCTCTGATACCATTGAAGGTAATATAGCTGAGAATCCAGGGTATACTATAAGGGATTGCTACAATCAAGTGAGCATGCAGGTTATAACGATAATTGAGGCAGGAGACAGCCAAAGTCTTGTCAGCTATTTCAAACGTAGAACCAACGAGGAAGGCATGTTTTATTGGGATGTCCAAGTTGATCAAGAAGGGCGCATGACTAACTTCTTCTACAGGGATGGTAAAAGTAGAAATGATTATGACTGCTTTGGAGATGCTGTTATATTTGACACAACCTACCgcacaaataaatataacttGATATGTGCCCCATTTGTTGGTGTTGACCACCATTGGCAGAATGCTGTTTTCGGCTGTGCATTCTTGTTAGATGAGTCTGTAGCTTCCTACGCCTGGGTATTTAAATCATTCTTGGAGTCAATGGGAGGTCGATCACCAAAATCAATTTTCACTGATCAGGATGAAGCTATTATGCAGGCAATCGAGCAAGTTTTTCCTAACACACAACATTGCTTTTCCTACTGGCATATTCTGAAGAATGCACAATCTCATTTAGGTGCACTAAATACTTCTCAAGCATTTCAAAATATGTTTATGAAGTGTATGCAAGGATCTGACTCGGAACAGGACTTTGAAGGATCCTGGACTGCAATGCTCCATGAATACAAACTACAGGATAATAGCTGGCTGATTGACCTTTATAGGTTCCGTCATAAATGGTGCTCAGTATTTAACAAAGATACCTTTGATGGTGGGATTAATTCATCTCAGTGGGGGGAGGTTTCAAACAATATTCTCAATGGAATTTCTGATGAATCTACCTCTCTTACACGTTTTGCCCTTTTGCTAGAAAAGGTTGTCAAGGCTCTACGCAGAAATGAATCTGAAGAGGATTTTCGCTGTAGCCAAACTGCTCCAGTTCGTGCAGTTAAGCATAGTACAGTTCTGAAGCAGGCTGCAGAATCATATACTCATAGGATCTACAAATTATTTGAGGCAGAATTTCTGGATGGATGTGGAGCAACTTCATGCCACGAAACTTCTTCTGTTGGAAATTtattgaggtatgaaattacgaTGCAGGGGAGGGGTTCAAAAGTATGGGCTGCTCTTGACACTTCCACCATGGAGATCACTTGTGGTTGCAGAAAATTTGAAAGGATGGGTCTTCTTTGTTCACATGCTCTCAAAGCCTTCAGCCTGCAGAATGTGGACACAATTCCAGAAAAGTATATTTTGAAACGCTGGACAAAAGATGCCAGGAGAAGCATGTATAAACTTACTCAAGATGATTATTCAACCCAACAGGAATGCACTGAGGCTGAACTTGCATATCGCAATCGGGCAATGCAGTATGCATATAACCTGATTATGAAGAGTCAGGAACTGgaagaatcaagaaaaatattttgggACTCCCTTGAAACTGGAGAGAAGGCACTGGAAGTATTCTTTGAAATGAGAAAGTTGCGCACTCAAGCTGCAAAAGATGCTAGtaaaagggagaaaaagaagaaaaaaccatcAAAAGGACCAAACTCAA AAAAAGCAAAACAAGTCCCAACAACTTCCTCTACTGGTTGGGAGCTAATTGTCCAAACTAATGAGCATCAGTTGCAATCTTCACAAGATGCTcagggtaatgcaacaaatgGAAGACCAATTTACTACCAG GCTTTTCCAACTGCCCCTATGCAACCAAACCAGATCTACATGCATCCGAATATGCATACAATGCCTCTTTGCACGCCACAG GATTTGTCTGCATATGCTGCAATACGTCCTGATTCAAATTTCAGTGGTGCCAAGAACATCTGA